Proteins encoded in a region of the Diabrotica virgifera virgifera chromosome 4, PGI_DIABVI_V3a genome:
- the LOC126883725 gene encoding uncharacterized protein LOC126883725 has product MSDQNKTKRMATKGALIRLTTYFRSIENNEIIDLVDLEMRLSKAEELLDVFNEVQLLIETDDPDCEENYDTIHAIERQTFEDRYFKIISDIKKLILSRRPTDTSDSRSVNGSIAAGPTNTSNIKLPPLNLATFDGSFDQFLFFRDSFNSIINDDTSLSNVQKFHYLRLSLRGIAADTIKSLQVCDANYDIAWSLLIERFENKQLLVNNHIKALFNLPLVTKESNEGLRQLLDNTQKHLRALEVLKRPTKHWDDLIIYLLTTKFDNSTRRSWESQNCKDNLPVLDDLLKFLKERCRILESLDNYNDNKQDQNSPRYKGNKSETRAFVSNTENRFKCNFCNKEHKIYYCPDFLKLNPTNRLNNAKRLRLCLNCLGICHRTKDCRSTGCRKCGKIHHTLLHFENSQSSNSVSTENNSSQSSLPSNVPNTGLQSNESTSTSNFSSTHHISSSVHTAIKPYILLSTAVVNVFDKFGNSHKCRVLLDNGSQSNFISEKFCDILQLSKEKINTSISGINQLTHNINFRTSLTFKSDINNFSKKISCLILPNITSNLPYIHINRSQLNVPTKLLLADQNFEKPGPVDLLIGADTFWDILSVGQIKLGPGLPIMQKTTLDLLY; this is encoded by the coding sequence ATGTCAGACCAAAACAAAACAAAGAGAATGGCCACTAAAGGTGCTCTTATACGTTTAACAACATATTTTAGAAgtatagaaaataatgaaattatcgaCCTCGTAGATTTAGAAATGCGATTATCCAAAGCCGAAgagcttttagatgtttttaaTGAGGTTCAGCTGCTTATTGAAACTGATGATCCTGACTGCGAGGAAAATTATGACACAATACATGCCATTGAAAGGCAGACTTTTGAGGacagatattttaaaataatatctgacatcaaaaaacttattttatctAGACGACCTACTGACACGTCTGATTCACGTAGTGTCAATGGTTCAATAGCAGCTGGGCCTACAAATACAAGCAACATTAAGTTACCTCCATTGAATCTAGCTACATTTGATGGATCGTTTGATCAATTCCTCTTCTTTCGCGACAGTTTTAATTCTATTATTAATGATGATACTTCACTTTCCAATGTACAAAAGTTTCATTACTTACGTCTGTCATTACGTGGCATAGCTGCCGACACTATTAAATCTTTGCAAGTCTGCGATGCAAACTACGACATTGCTTGGAGTTTATTGATCGAAAGATTTGAAAATAAACAGTTACTTGTAAACAATCACATTAAAGCTCTCTTTAACCTACCACTAGTCACAAAAGAATCAAATGAAGGTCTCAGACAACTTCTAGACAATACACAAAAACATTTACGTGCTTTAGAAGTTTTAAAACGCCCCACTAAACACTGGGatgatttgattatttatttgttaacaactAAATTTGATAACTCAACAAGACGCTCTTGGGAGTCACAAAATTGTAAAGACAACCTACCAGTTTTAGATGATTTactgaaatttttaaaagaacgATGTCGTATCTTAGAGTCATTAGATAACTACAATGATAATAAACAGGATCAAAATTCACCACGATACAAAGGTAATAAGTCTGAAACAAGAGCCTTTGTTTCTAACACAGAGAATAGGTTTAAATGCAACTTTTGTAACAAggaacataaaatatattattgtcCTGACTTCTTAAAACTAAATCCTACTAATAGGTTAAACAATGCAAAACGTCTACGTTTATGCCTTAATTGTCTTGGCATATGCCATCGTACTAAGGATTGTCGTTCTACTGGTTGTAGAAAATGTGGAAAGATCCATCACACTCTGTTACACTTCGAGAATTCACAATCCTCAAATTCAGTTTCCACAGAAAACAATTCTTCTCAATCTTCATTACCTTCCAATGTTCCAAACACTGGGCTGCAGTCAAATGAATCTACTTCTACCTCTAACTTCTCTTCAACACATCATATAAGCTCAAGTGTTCACACTGCTATTAAACCGTATATTCTACTCTCAACTGCTGTTGTTAACGTTTTTGACAAGTTCGGCAACTCACATAAATGCAGAGTACTCTTGGACAACGGAAGTCAATCCAACTTTATATCTGAGAAATTTTGTGATATTTTACAACTTTCAAAGGAAAAAATCAACACTTCGATCTCGGGAATTAATCAATTAACTCACAATATTAACTTCCGGACATCACTAACATTTAAATCAGATATTAACAATTTCTCGAAAAAAATATCTTGTCTAATTTTGCCCAACATAACAAGTAATTTACCTTACATACACATCAATCGTTCCCAGCTCAATGTTCCAACAAAATTACTTCTAGCTGACCAGAATTTTGAAAAACCTGGTCCAGTAGACCTTCTTATTGGAGCTGACACATTTTGGGATATTTTAAGCGTGGGACAAATCAAACTTGGTCCTGGGTTACCGATCATGCAAAAAACCACTCTTG